From Echinicola soli, a single genomic window includes:
- a CDS encoding sialidase family protein, whose amino-acid sequence MKLSNLNILAQAIPKNYASFLRILVLVLCCIGGVDAQEKGLLEKSLKEEVLIFPLQDKHVHGSSLVELKNGNWLAVWFQGSGERTADDVLIMGATCQKGKGQWSKPFIMADTPGIPDCNPVVFINDQGKLFLVWIAVLANRWEQSVLRVKTAKDYTGHGLPKWNWQDNIFLKPGGEFAQAVDQQLSALPKSTGGWAEYARPYDEQIISAAKDPSKRSIGWMTRIKPLMEGSRIILPLYSDGFNFSMMAISEDDGMTWSPSLPIVGRGAIQPALARRKNGDILALMRDSGDAPARVHQSISMDNGHTWTASTKTAIPNTASVEMIKWDEGHWLFLGNDIVDGRYLLTLYVSEDEGASWTALGKVEYDRMKRGKFSYPSMLRGADDLLHITYSYHLSDDKKSIKYIVLDPALHF is encoded by the coding sequence ATGAAACTTTCTAACCTAAATATTTTAGCGCAAGCGATACCCAAAAATTATGCTAGCTTCTTGCGTATCCTGGTATTGGTATTATGCTGTATTGGGGGAGTGGATGCACAGGAAAAAGGCCTTTTGGAAAAGTCGTTAAAGGAAGAAGTATTGATCTTTCCGTTGCAGGACAAGCATGTTCATGGCAGTAGTTTGGTAGAACTTAAAAATGGAAATTGGTTGGCTGTATGGTTTCAAGGATCGGGAGAAAGAACAGCCGATGATGTACTGATCATGGGAGCTACCTGCCAAAAGGGAAAAGGACAATGGAGTAAACCTTTTATCATGGCGGACACACCCGGTATTCCGGATTGTAATCCCGTGGTGTTTATAAATGACCAAGGGAAATTGTTTTTGGTCTGGATCGCGGTACTGGCCAATCGGTGGGAACAGTCGGTGCTACGGGTAAAGACTGCAAAGGATTACACTGGACATGGGTTGCCAAAATGGAATTGGCAAGACAATATTTTCCTAAAACCGGGAGGAGAATTTGCCCAAGCGGTAGATCAGCAGCTTTCGGCCCTCCCCAAAAGCACTGGCGGATGGGCAGAATATGCGCGTCCATATGACGAACAGATCATATCGGCGGCCAAAGACCCGTCCAAGCGCAGCATAGGTTGGATGACGCGGATAAAGCCATTGATGGAAGGAAGCAGAATTATTTTGCCACTATATTCTGATGGATTTAACTTTTCCATGATGGCTATTTCAGAGGATGACGGAATGACTTGGAGTCCAAGTTTGCCAATAGTAGGAAGAGGGGCTATTCAGCCAGCATTGGCGAGAAGGAAAAATGGGGATATTTTGGCGTTGATGCGGGATAGTGGCGATGCGCCTGCACGGGTGCACCAGAGCATTTCCATGGATAACGGCCACACTTGGACGGCATCTACCAAGACTGCTATTCCTAATACAGCCAGTGTGGAAATGATCAAGTGGGATGAGGGACATTGGCTGTTTTTAGGTAATGATATCGTCGATGGCCGCTACCTATTGACCCTATATGTTTCTGAGGATGAAGGGGCTTCGTGGACGGCTTTGGGGAAGGTAGAATATGACAGGATGAAGAGGGGGAAATTCTCCTATCCCAGCATGCTACGCGGTGCGGACGACCTGCTGCACATTACCTATTCTTATCATCTTTCCGATGATAAAAAATCCATAAAGTATATAGTCTTGGATCCAGCGTTACATTTTTGA